In Ignavibacteriales bacterium, a single genomic region encodes these proteins:
- a CDS encoding FmdE family protein: MFNLPEWTFEFHGHRCPFMPIGYRMGTLALEKLGVEKSLDHQMHVFSEMGVGHPQGCMQDGIMSATSATFGKGMIERLNYGKVAAIFWYPGKKDAVRIFLKNEFQDKLAPHEFFKFRKQGIEPSEIPESVRIDIINIVLNATNDELFSVTVLENFKYSPVKGSFNKAKCEVCGEYVFERYLRVKDGKRVCIPCSEREAEETVIHLPNLLISKNQN, translated from the coding sequence ATGTTTAATTTACCAGAATGGACTTTCGAATTTCACGGGCATAGATGCCCCTTTATGCCGATAGGTTATAGGATGGGAACATTGGCATTAGAAAAATTAGGCGTGGAAAAAAGTTTGGACCACCAGATGCATGTGTTTTCCGAGATGGGTGTCGGTCATCCGCAAGGATGTATGCAGGACGGAATTATGTCTGCAACAAGTGCAACCTTCGGCAAAGGAATGATTGAAAGATTGAATTATGGAAAAGTCGCGGCAATTTTTTGGTATCCAGGTAAAAAAGATGCGGTAAGAATTTTTCTTAAAAATGAATTCCAGGATAAACTAGCTCCCCACGAATTTTTCAAATTCCGTAAACAAGGAATAGAACCTTCCGAGATACCGGAGAGTGTTCGCATCGATATTATAAATATAGTTCTTAACGCTACCAACGATGAACTATTTAGCGTAACTGTTCTTGAAAATTTTAAATATAGTCCGGTAAAAGGTTCATTCAACAAAGCAAAGTGCGAAGTATGCGGAGAATATGTTTTTGAAAGATACTTGAGAGTGAAAGATGGAAAGAGAGTTTGCATTCCTTGTTCCGAAAGAGAAGCGGAAGAAACAGTAATCCATTTACCAAACTTGCTGATTTCAAAAAACCAAAATTAG
- a CDS encoding PD-(D/E)XK nuclease family protein codes for MNKVGKIVFRKINRISPSQFYSMKNCAYKSLLAEAFEKKPLLPVSPNAYFGTALHKILELISKGVIRNEIDFNKIFDEQVKLQEENLKQQGYAFFAPLQKNVKDFGMKKILLKKHLRNASERHAISSGVRFSSEKWFESKDKLIAGKIDLVIEAEQEAEIIDFKTGAITQDVLDDEGEIFSDIKEEYKEQLKLYAYLYFETNGKFPTQLSLVDLAKQKFTIDFTESECNIIFEEAKELLKATNESISSEKFVANPSEANCKYCLYRPACLFFMKHLVTDYSFSDVSGSIINVVKYQNGNVSVFLENGERKITVTSFPSEKYDELNESKGKQISVYNLRKEATEFVYSAIKTTMIYE; via the coding sequence ATGAATAAAGTTGGCAAAATAGTTTTCCGGAAAATCAACAGGATTTCTCCAAGTCAATTTTATTCAATGAAAAATTGTGCTTACAAATCCTTATTGGCAGAAGCGTTTGAGAAGAAACCTTTGTTGCCAGTTTCACCCAATGCTTATTTCGGAACAGCCTTACACAAAATACTTGAACTGATTTCTAAAGGTGTCATCAGAAATGAAATTGACTTCAATAAAATATTTGACGAGCAAGTAAAATTGCAAGAGGAAAATTTGAAACAACAGGGCTATGCTTTTTTTGCTCCACTTCAAAAAAATGTGAAAGATTTTGGAATGAAGAAAATTCTTTTGAAAAAACATTTGAGAAATGCTTCTGAAAGACATGCAATATCAAGCGGAGTAAGATTTTCCTCTGAAAAATGGTTTGAATCAAAAGACAAATTGATTGCAGGTAAAATTGACTTGGTGATTGAAGCAGAACAAGAAGCGGAAATTATTGATTTCAAAACAGGAGCAATAACACAAGATGTTTTAGATGATGAGGGAGAAATATTTTCTGATATAAAGGAAGAATACAAAGAGCAATTAAAACTCTATGCTTATTTATATTTTGAAACTAACGGCAAGTTTCCAACTCAATTGAGTTTAGTTGATTTGGCAAAACAAAAATTCACGATTGACTTCACGGAGTCAGAGTGCAATATTATCTTTGAGGAAGCGAAAGAATTACTAAAAGCAACAAACGAAAGTATCAGCAGTGAAAAATTTGTAGCGAATCCATCAGAGGCAAATTGCAAATATTGTTTATACAGACCGGCTTGTTTGTTTTTTATGAAACATTTGGTAACAGATTATTCTTTCAGTGATGTTTCAGGTTCAATAATAAATGTAGTTAAATATCAAAACGGAAATGTGAGTGTGTTTTTAGAAAATGGAGAAAGGAAAATTACAGTTACAAGTTTTCCTTCTGAAAAATATGATGAATTGAATGAGAGCAAGGGCAAACAAATAAGTGTTTACAATTTGCGGAAAGAAGCAACCGAGTTTGTCTATTCTGCTATAAAGACGACAATGATTTATGAATAA
- a CDS encoding DNA cytosine methyltransferase, translating to MNNHHEHKIPILSFYSGGGFMDMGFEKAGFEIVWTNEVEEVFVKLHEAGITSWRKARGNGIKAEIFNKKSITEVSVEKIVEEAFPHGKPEDFGIIGGPPCQDFTINGNMEGFKGERGKLTVVFFDRILELKPTFFIMENVTGLTRSNSTKEHMKKLVRRVEKEYFVDHKTLNALDFGVPQFRERVFFIGIRKDKLDEDIVNKSLGEWFTFPVNKKYYGAATKYKWATTVDYGKKLTKPKDLPIELCVESCLVPPREMKDIPNSKEYFNLYVEEKELKKIGEGETNRPSFKRLHRFKYSPTACYGNNEVHLHPYKNRRLSVRETLRIQGVPDTYVLPAELPLSKKFKMIGNGVPVPLAKAVAIAVKNFLIDNKVIQTTKLNGHLAKAKTK from the coding sequence ATGAATAACCATCACGAACATAAAATTCCAATTCTTTCATTCTACTCCGGTGGTGGATTCATGGACATGGGATTTGAGAAAGCAGGTTTTGAAATTGTTTGGACAAACGAAGTTGAAGAAGTGTTTGTAAAACTTCACGAAGCCGGAATTACTTCATGGAGAAAAGCAAGAGGCAACGGAATCAAAGCAGAAATTTTCAATAAGAAATCAATCACAGAAGTCAGTGTGGAAAAGATAGTTGAGGAAGCATTTCCTCATGGCAAGCCGGAAGATTTTGGAATTATTGGTGGACCGCCTTGTCAAGATTTTACAATAAATGGAAACATGGAAGGATTCAAAGGAGAAAGGGGAAAACTCACAGTTGTGTTTTTTGATCGGATTCTTGAATTGAAGCCAACTTTTTTTATAATGGAAAATGTAACTGGTTTGACAAGGAGCAATTCAACCAAAGAGCACATGAAAAAATTAGTGAGGCGGGTTGAGAAAGAATATTTTGTTGACCACAAAACATTAAACGCTTTGGACTTTGGTGTTCCGCAATTCAGAGAGAGAGTTTTTTTTATTGGTATTCGTAAAGACAAACTTGACGAGGACATTGTAAATAAATCGCTTGGCGAATGGTTCACATTTCCAGTAAACAAAAAATACTATGGGGCAGCTACAAAATACAAATGGGCAACAACAGTTGACTACGGGAAGAAACTGACCAAGCCAAAAGATTTGCCAATTGAATTGTGTGTTGAAAGTTGTTTAGTTCCACCAAGAGAAATGAAGGACATTCCAAACTCCAAAGAGTATTTCAATTTGTATGTAGAAGAAAAGGAGTTGAAGAAAATTGGTGAAGGAGAAACAAACAGACCATCATTCAAACGGCTTCACCGTTTCAAATACAGTCCGACAGCTTGCTATGGAAACAATGAAGTTCATTTGCACCCATACAAGAACAGGCGTTTGTCAGTGCGTGAGACATTGAGAATTCAAGGAGTGCCGGACACTTATGTTTTACCTGCTGAGTTGCCGTTATCAAAAAAATTCAAGATGATTGGAAACGGAGTTCCAGTTCCTTTGGCAAAAGCTGTTGCAATTGCCGTTAAGAATTTTCTTATAGATAATAAGGTAATTCAAACTACAAAATTAAATGGACATTTGGCCAAAGCAAAAACGAAGTGA
- a CDS encoding FmdE family protein, with amino-acid sequence MVNPKDWLEFGQKFHGHKCPAMPMGLKVGAAAMNALGVERAKDGQVVAFVDLGEDHCATCYADGLQVIMGTTFGKGNIKKTHKGKWAVTLIDRANGKAVRVTPKAEAMLQNKQSAFFKDYREKGIPASKVPAEVVDPLINNVINAPEEKLINISEVFDYKLEPNKDSFAGFVCEDCGEMTVEEYGRLKNGKQVCIDCAAKTN; translated from the coding sequence ATGGTTAATCCAAAAGATTGGTTGGAGTTCGGACAAAAATTTCACGGGCATAAATGTCCCGCAATGCCGATGGGACTAAAAGTAGGTGCGGCAGCAATGAACGCACTCGGAGTTGAAAGAGCGAAGGATGGGCAAGTTGTAGCGTTCGTTGATCTTGGTGAAGATCACTGCGCTACTTGTTACGCTGACGGACTTCAGGTAATAATGGGAACAACATTCGGTAAAGGGAACATTAAGAAAACGCATAAAGGAAAGTGGGCGGTAACATTAATAGACAGAGCAAACGGAAAAGCCGTTCGTGTAACACCAAAAGCAGAAGCTATGCTTCAGAATAAACAATCGGCTTTCTTCAAAGATTACAGAGAAAAAGGAATACCGGCGAGCAAGGTTCCGGCTGAGGTTGTTGATCCGTTAATTAACAATGTTATAAACGCTCCGGAAGAAAAACTGATTAATATTTCAGAAGTGTTCGATTACAAACTTGAACCGAATAAAGACAGCTTTGCAGGTTTCGTGTGTGAAGACTGCGGCGAAATGACGGTAGAAGAATATGGAAGATTAAAAAACGGCAAGCAAGTTTGCATTGACTGCGCTGCAAAAACTAATTGA
- a CDS encoding TetR/AcrR family transcriptional regulator, whose product MVKESTEVRQEQIKKTVLEIIAEEGLHNLSTRNLAKRIGFTEGAIFRHFATKRDIIKGIMEDVANDLIGSLRSIVISPVKTEEKLFNYLCRNVRYLKENRGVTILLFSEATHLGDKELKEKLNQILSEQKQFIIKMVKDGIAEGLCDKNINPEDIAMLYMGIPIMFNIEMILNKSGLNVDNFCQRMYSLILKTLKG is encoded by the coding sequence ATGGTAAAAGAATCAACTGAAGTAAGACAGGAGCAGATAAAGAAAACGGTGTTGGAAATAATTGCCGAAGAAGGTTTGCATAATCTATCCACGAGGAACCTCGCAAAAAGAATTGGCTTTACAGAAGGGGCAATTTTCCGTCACTTCGCTACCAAAAGAGATATTATTAAGGGAATTATGGAAGATGTTGCAAACGATTTGATCGGATCGCTTAGAAGCATTGTTATAAGTCCCGTTAAGACAGAAGAAAAATTGTTTAACTATTTGTGCCGCAATGTAAGATATCTGAAAGAAAATAGAGGAGTAACCATACTTCTGTTTTCCGAGGCAACACACTTAGGTGATAAAGAGCTGAAGGAAAAATTAAATCAGATACTTTCAGAACAGAAGCAGTTTATAATAAAGATGGTAAAAGATGGAATAGCAGAGGGGTTATGCGATAAAAACATTAATCCGGAAGATATTGCAATGCTTTATATGGGTATTCCAATAATGTTTAATATTGAGATGATATTGAATAAAAGCGGTTTGAATGTGGATAATTTTTGTCAAAGAATGTATTCGTTAATCTTAAAGACCTTAAAGGGATAA
- a CDS encoding sulfite exporter TauE/SafE family protein — protein MDLNSVLIMAVIFSFVLAFVFSMFGQGGGSVYSPLLILLGFSVLSSTSTSLVLNLITSISAGYVFYKNKMIDMKASFMFVPGIVIGAFTGGVFAKQVNQNVLLWLFVSFLLILGTRMILTYWQKGNDTDEEPLPMLTTAKYALIVAFSFAVGLISGLLGVGGGVLIVPFMTYVLKYPTKSAAGSSHLIISFSALAGIIGHATSHKLDYPLIAAAGVAVLIGGNLGARFSLRVKPKMIKAGLGLIMWALAAQILIKLI, from the coding sequence ATGGATTTGAACAGCGTTCTTATAATGGCAGTTATATTTTCTTTTGTTCTTGCTTTTGTCTTCTCGATGTTTGGACAGGGCGGAGGGTCGGTTTACTCTCCGCTGTTAATACTACTTGGGTTTTCGGTTTTAAGCTCTACATCAACTTCGTTGGTTCTAAATCTAATAACCTCGATCTCTGCCGGATATGTATTTTATAAGAATAAGATGATCGACATGAAAGCTTCGTTCATGTTTGTGCCGGGTATTGTTATTGGAGCTTTTACGGGCGGTGTTTTTGCCAAACAAGTAAATCAAAACGTATTGCTGTGGTTGTTTGTATCCTTCCTTCTAATACTTGGCACAAGAATGATTTTGACATATTGGCAAAAAGGAAATGATACAGATGAGGAACCATTACCAATGTTAACGACTGCTAAGTATGCATTAATTGTCGCATTTAGTTTTGCTGTAGGACTTATCTCCGGATTGCTTGGTGTTGGCGGCGGTGTTTTAATAGTTCCATTCATGACTTATGTTTTAAAATATCCAACAAAGTCCGCAGCAGGTTCTTCACATTTGATAATATCCTTTTCTGCGCTTGCCGGAATAATTGGTCACGCGACATCGCACAAACTTGATTATCCTTTAATAGCCGCGGCTGGTGTAGCTGTTCTTATTGGCGGAAATCTTGGAGCCAGATTTAGTTTGAGAGTAAAACCCAAAATGATAAAAGCCGGACTCGGTTTAATAATGTGGGCGTTAGCCGCACAGATACTTATTAAACTAATTTAA
- a CDS encoding porin: MKKIFIVLLSLISFEFVFAQEKSFDWNGYIQSRFTYNDRISAGFMIRRAKLWIDGKAPLAENITYKMQAVYRSITDDNFYFQDAFVDVKWNFGFLRVGKFVPNFTLQRMQSDAFIPVLERANVINNLIHGDKSSAREIGVEGNFDLLDSDLKLSLGIFNGNQKFPGTNINNSLLYTTKASYNLINDKNELANIGASFGYRFLENQTFPKIFTSNETIAGNDYRYGFQAQLKIEKFDFQSEFVNADIMNQNAWGYYVYAAYYLANDFQILTQIEKYKDLNPATNDNEWYLVGFNYYLSQKNKLMADYKTQFSRNKNINEAEIQYQIFFN, encoded by the coding sequence ATGAAAAAGATTTTTATTGTTTTGTTGAGTTTGATTTCATTTGAATTTGTATTTGCACAAGAAAAGTCATTCGATTGGAACGGATATATTCAAAGTCGCTTCACTTATAATGATAGAATTAGTGCGGGATTCATGATACGAAGAGCAAAACTTTGGATTGACGGTAAAGCACCTTTGGCTGAAAATATTACATATAAAATGCAGGCAGTATATCGCTCGATTACAGATGATAATTTTTATTTCCAGGATGCTTTTGTAGATGTTAAATGGAATTTTGGTTTTTTAAGAGTTGGAAAATTTGTTCCGAATTTTACTTTGCAGAGAATGCAATCCGATGCTTTTATACCGGTATTAGAACGGGCAAATGTTATCAATAATTTAATCCACGGAGATAAAAGTTCTGCAAGAGAAATTGGCGTTGAAGGAAATTTTGATCTGCTTGATTCAGATCTCAAACTCAGTTTAGGAATATTTAACGGCAATCAAAAATTTCCAGGAACCAACATTAATAATTCTCTACTATACACAACAAAGGCGAGCTACAATCTTATCAATGATAAAAATGAGTTAGCAAACATTGGAGCGTCATTCGGTTATAGATTCTTAGAAAATCAAACTTTTCCTAAAATATTTACCTCCAATGAAACTATAGCAGGAAACGATTACCGATATGGTTTTCAAGCGCAATTAAAGATAGAAAAATTTGATTTTCAAAGTGAGTTTGTTAATGCGGACATTATGAATCAAAATGCTTGGGGTTATTACGTTTATGCGGCATACTATCTCGCAAACGATTTTCAAATATTAACTCAAATAGAAAAGTATAAGGATCTTAATCCGGCAACCAACGATAACGAATGGTATTTAGTTGGGTTCAATTATTACTTGTCTCAAAAAAATAAATTGATGGCAGATTACAAAACACAGTTCAGCAGAAATAAAAATATAAACGAAGCGGAAATTCAATATCAGATATTTTTTAATTAA
- a CDS encoding very short patch repair endonuclease, giving the protein MSKIREKNTKPEMILRSALHKLGYRFRIHSKHLPGRPDIVLAKYNMIIFVHGCFWHQHKYCTEGRIPSTNSKYWEEKFSNNAIRDKRNKKALRKMGWKVIIVWECEIEGKIEKVMLRIIRKTKSSKFMKYI; this is encoded by the coding sequence ATGAGTAAAATCCGGGAGAAAAATACAAAACCGGAGATGATTTTGCGTTCAGCACTTCACAAATTAGGTTATAGATTTCGGATTCATTCAAAACACTTACCAGGTAGACCAGATATTGTTTTAGCAAAGTATAATATGATCATATTTGTACATGGATGTTTTTGGCATCAACATAAATACTGTACTGAGGGTAGAATTCCTTCCACAAATTCCAAGTATTGGGAAGAGAAATTCAGTAATAATGCAATTAGGGATAAACGGAATAAAAAAGCTTTACGGAAAATGGGATGGAAAGTAATTATTGTTTGGGAATGTGAGATTGAAGGAAAAATTGAAAAAGTAATGTTGAGAATTATTAGAAAAACTAAAAGTTCTAAATTCATGAAGTATATATGA